The nucleotide window CGCCTGGGCGGCCGGGCGCAGCACCGGCGCCGCCAGCTGCGCTCGCTCACGCCGCGCGGCGTGCTGCGACAGTTGCTGCGCCAGCAGCTCCTCGGCCTTCAGGCGCTGCCAGGCCGGGTGGCTGTGGTCCTCCAGTGTGGCCAGCGCCACGTCCGGCGCCGGACGGTGCAAAAACAATAGCGCATCACGCAATGTCCACGCCGACTGATGGCCGTTTCTCCCATGAAACGCCATGGGCGGGGGCGGCAGGCCGGGCGCCAGCGTCTCGGGCAGCTGCACGCGCGCGAGCGCCGTGGCGATCGCCCGGCGCAGATAGGCCTGGGGCAGCTGCGCCACCGTCGGGTAGACGGGGGTGAGGGCGGCAGGCAGCTCCACGTCCGCGCTGCGCACCACCGGGTGCAGCATCTGCCGGCCCCAGAAACCGCCGCGCACCTCACCGCGCGCACGCAGCCGTGCGCCCACGCCCATGGTCTTGTGGTGCGACGGGTAGAAGCTGAAAAAACGCAGCTCGCAGCTGCCGCTGGCGTCCTGCAGCGTCACCAGCAGCTGACGGCGCGGGTGCAGCTGCACCTGGCTTGCGGTCACCGTGCCTTCGATCTGCACGGCCTCGCCCTCGCGCGCGCTGGCGATGGCGGTGATGCGGGTTTCGTCCTCGTAGCGCAGCGGCAGGTGCAGCGCCAGATCGATGTCGCGCACCAGGCCCAGCTTGTGCAGCGCCTGCTGCGCCGGGCTGGTGGCCGCTGCCTTGCGCGGGCGCGGCGGCGGCTCTGCGGTGTGGGCGGCGTCGGCGGTGGAGCGTCGGGCTTTGGGCACGCGGCAAAGGCTATCACGAGCCACCCTGGCATTGCCTGCCGCAATAGGCCCGCACAGCCCTCAGTCAATGCCACAGGTTTGCATGCACCTGATCCGGGCGCCGCACAATTGCGGCCTGCCTCTTTCATGCCATGCCCCAGCAACGCCCACCCTACGGTTTCTCGGACTTCGCGCTGACCGCGTCGGCGGCCGGCGTGCGCACGGCGCTGGCCGAGGTGCTGGCGCTGACCGACTTTCGCTTCATCGGCATCTGGCGCTTCCAGGGCGGCCGGGCCAATGCCGCCGTGCACTACGACCGGCTGCAGCCCGAAGTGCTCGCCGCCGAGGAAGTCGCCGAAACGGCCACCTACTGCTGCTACGTCAAGCAGTCCGGCGCGCCCTTCAAGACGGCGCACGCCCTGGTCGACGAGCGCCTCACCACGCACCCGGCGCGCGAGGCCGTCGCCGCCTATGTCGGCGTGCCGGTCATGGACTCTCAGGGCACCATCATCGGCACGCTGTGCCATTACGACCTGCAGCCGCGCGACGTGCGCCAGGTCGACACCGCGCTGATGCTGATGATCGCCAGCTACCTGACCTTGAACGATCTGGTGCCGCCCTACCCCGGCTGAGCCGCCAACCCGCGGTTTGCGACAATCGCGCGCTTTCCCGCCGCCCGGCAGCCGGGCCCGCCACGCATGACCGACACCGCCCGCGTCTTCAGCCTGAGCGACTTCGATTTCGAGTTGCCCGAGACGCTGATCGCCCAGCACCCCGTCCCCGAGCGCAGCGCCTCGCGCCTGCTCGACGGCCGCCACAGCTCCCCCGCCGACCGCATCTTCCGCGACCTGCCCGCGCTGCTCAGCGCCGGCGATCTGCTGGTCTTCAACGACACCCGCGTGCTGCGCGCGCGCATCTTTGGCGAAAAGGCCAGCGGCGGCCGGCTCGAGCTGCTGATCGAGCGCGTGCTGGAGGGCAACGAAGTCGTGGCGCACATGAAGGTCAGCAAGAAGCCCCGTCCCGGCGCCACGCTGCACCTGGCAGGCGGCAGCGCGCGCGGCGGCTTCGACGCCACGCTGCTGTCGCGCTGGCCGGATGAGGATGGACCGCTGTTTCGCCTGGCGCTGCGTGCGCCGGACGGCGCCACCGCCTGGGAATTGATGGAGCGCCACGGCCATCTGCCGCTGCCGCCCTACATCGAGCGCCGGCAGGACGGCGACCACGACCCCGACGAGGCCGAGGATGCCGAGCGCTACCAGACGGTGTTCGCCGCCAGGCCCGGCGCCGTGGCCGCGCCCACGGCCGCCCTGCACTTCGACGCCGGCGTGCTGGAGCAGCTGGCCGCGCGCGGCGTACAGACGGCCAGCGTGACGCTGCACGTGGGCGCCGGCACCTTCCAGCCGGTGAAGACGGAAAACCTGGCCGAGCACCGCATGCACAGCGAGTGGTACGACATCCCGGCCGCCACCCTGGCCGCCCTGGAGCGCTGCCGCCAGCGCGGCGGCCGCGTGGTGGCGGTGGGCACGACGACGGTGCGCACGCTGGAGTCCTGGGCGCGAAGCGGCCAGGCGACGGGCGATACCGCCATCTTCATCACCCCAGGGTTCGCATTCCAGGTGGTCGACCTCCTGATCACCAACTTCCACCTGCCCAGGAGCACCTTGATGATGCTGGTCAGCGCCTTTGCCGGCTACGAGCACGTCATGCGGCTGTACCGCCACGCAGTGGAGCAGCGCTACCGTTTCTTCAGCTACGGCGACGCCATGCTGCTGGAGCGCCGGCCATGAGCGGCGACGCCCCCGCGCTGCAGGCGGCGGCCGCCCCCGCCGCGCCGCAGGCCCAGGGCTTCGTGGTGCGCGTGGTCGGCGCGGCGGCGCTGGCGCACCTGCTCAACGACATGATCCAGGCCGTGCTGCCGGCGGTCTATCCGATGCTCAAGGCGCAGTTCTCGCTGAACTTCACGCAGGTCGGCTGGATTTCACTGGTCTACCAGCTCACGGCGTCGCTGCTGCAGCCGTGGATCGGCCTGTACACCGACAAGCGGCCCCTGCCCTACCTGTTGCCGCTGGGCATGTCGGTCACGCTGTGCGGCGTGGCGCTGCTGGCGCTGGCGCCCAGCTACCCGGTGCTGCTGGCGGCGGCGGCGCTGATCGGCGTGGGCTCATCGACCTTCCACCCGGAAGCCTCGCGCGTGGCGCGCATGGCCTCGGGCGGGCGCTTCGGCACGGCGCAGTCCACCTTCCAGGTCGGCGGCAACACCGGCTCGGCCATCGGGCCGCTGGTGGCCGCCGCCATCGTGCTGCCCTATGGTCAGGGGGCCATCGGCTGGCTGATGCTGGCGGCGCTGGCCGCCATTGCCGTGCTGTGGAAAATCACCGGCTGGACGCTCAAGCATGCCCCGGCGCGCCTGGCCGCCACGGCGCGGCACGCCGCGCCGGCACTGCCGCGCCGGGCGCTGGTGCGCGCGCTGGTGGTGA belongs to Melaminivora suipulveris and includes:
- the queA gene encoding tRNA preQ1(34) S-adenosylmethionine ribosyltransferase-isomerase QueA gives rise to the protein MTDTARVFSLSDFDFELPETLIAQHPVPERSASRLLDGRHSSPADRIFRDLPALLSAGDLLVFNDTRVLRARIFGEKASGGRLELLIERVLEGNEVVAHMKVSKKPRPGATLHLAGGSARGGFDATLLSRWPDEDGPLFRLALRAPDGATAWELMERHGHLPLPPYIERRQDGDHDPDEAEDAERYQTVFAARPGAVAAPTAALHFDAGVLEQLAARGVQTASVTLHVGAGTFQPVKTENLAEHRMHSEWYDIPAATLAALERCRQRGGRVVAVGTTTVRTLESWARSGQATGDTAIFITPGFAFQVVDLLITNFHLPRSTLMMLVSAFAGYEHVMRLYRHAVEQRYRFFSYGDAMLLERRP
- a CDS encoding GAF domain-containing protein, which produces MPQQRPPYGFSDFALTASAAGVRTALAEVLALTDFRFIGIWRFQGGRANAAVHYDRLQPEVLAAEEVAETATYCCYVKQSGAPFKTAHALVDERLTTHPAREAVAAYVGVPVMDSQGTIIGTLCHYDLQPRDVRQVDTALMLMIASYLTLNDLVPPYPG
- a CDS encoding MFS transporter, giving the protein MSGDAPALQAAAAPAAPQAQGFVVRVVGAAALAHLLNDMIQAVLPAVYPMLKAQFSLNFTQVGWISLVYQLTASLLQPWIGLYTDKRPLPYLLPLGMSVTLCGVALLALAPSYPVLLAAAALIGVGSSTFHPEASRVARMASGGRFGTAQSTFQVGGNTGSAIGPLVAAAIVLPYGQGAIGWLMLAALAAIAVLWKITGWTLKHAPARLAATARHAAPALPRRALVRALVVIAVLLFAKFVYIATFTNYFTFYLMQRFGMSVQQSQLYLFLFLAAVAAGTFAGGPVGDRIGRKAVIWVSFLGVAPFALALPHADAFWTAALAIAIGLVMSSAFAALVVYAQEAVPGRVGMVSGVMFGLMFGIGGIAAASLGHLADSYGIVRVYQWCAWLPLLGLATALLPGTRGLDR